The proteins below are encoded in one region of Ferroplasma acidiphilum:
- a CDS encoding SDR family oxidoreductase, protein MFKENLLKDKNILITGGGTGLGKQMTETFLKLGATVSIISRKEEHLTAAKEYFNNMGYKIEAVKCDIRNPDEIKNAVDLIESKTGKINVLINNAAGNFISRTEDLTPKAFDTVMGIVLHGTAYASLEMGKRWISNSMKGTILSIVATYAWTGSGYVVPSAISKAGVLALTRSLAAEWGHKGIRTVAIAPGAFKTEGAWSRLLPGDDYEKQLISGNPERRLATKEEIANIAAFLISDMASYINGEVVTADGGQALYGSSMFNMMESLPDDIWKMMRQR, encoded by the coding sequence ATGTTTAAAGAGAATTTACTGAAAGATAAGAATATCCTGATTACAGGCGGAGGAACAGGCCTCGGAAAACAGATGACAGAAACTTTCCTGAAATTAGGTGCTACAGTATCAATAATTAGCAGGAAAGAAGAGCATCTTACCGCTGCAAAGGAATATTTTAATAATATGGGATACAAAATTGAAGCTGTGAAATGCGACATAAGGAATCCTGATGAGATTAAAAACGCAGTGGATTTAATAGAAAGTAAAACAGGGAAAATTAATGTTTTAATAAATAATGCTGCGGGAAATTTTATCAGCAGGACAGAGGACCTAACTCCTAAGGCGTTTGACACTGTAATGGGGATTGTTTTACATGGGACAGCATATGCTTCACTGGAAATGGGGAAAAGGTGGATCTCTAATTCCATGAAGGGAACAATACTGAGCATTGTGGCAACATACGCCTGGACAGGTTCCGGATATGTGGTGCCATCAGCAATATCCAAGGCCGGAGTTTTAGCCCTTACAAGGTCACTTGCAGCCGAATGGGGACATAAGGGAATAAGGACTGTTGCAATTGCCCCTGGAGCATTTAAGACTGAAGGAGCATGGTCAAGGCTTCTCCCTGGCGATGATTATGAAAAGCAGCTCATATCAGGAAACCCTGAAAGGAGGCTTGCAACAAAGGAAGAAATAGCTAACATAGCTGCCTTTCTTATCTCGGACATGGCATCCTATATCAATGGAGAAGTTGTTACTGCTGACGGAGGGCAGGCATTATATGGCTCCAGCATGTTCAACATGATGGAAAGCCTTCCTGATGATATATGGAAAATGATGAGACAAAGGTAA